Within the Clarias gariepinus isolate MV-2021 ecotype Netherlands chromosome 27, CGAR_prim_01v2, whole genome shotgun sequence genome, the region agtttttccttgccactgtcgccctcggcttgctcaccagggacaaactgaccattttgattcatacacattcacatttcatacaaacttaaataattcttttgattgtgtaaagctgctttgcggcaatgacaattgctaaaatcgttatacaaataaaatttaattgaattgcaAGACCTCACTCGctctttttaagttaaaatttattttaaattttgcaaaacacttgcGGACCAAGTTACCCGcgatccaaggttccactgtatcttttTATAAGTATCTGTTCTTTAGTTAAGTATTTTCATTTTGGGGGACTTTAATTTAACTCCACTActtatacatttaaaagtaaaatagtaGACTTTCTACGTTACTACGTTGTGTTACATGTCCTTTCTTCATACTTATGAGtgtgaaaataaatgtgtaaattgaCGCACAGTAAGCAGACCAATTAGGATACAATGTGCTGTATTGTTATGATCTGATTTGCTTTGATCTGTTGGTTTCACCTATTAGacgtgtctaaccagcaaacaCAGAACATTATTGTGACGAGATCAGTGTAACAGCCTACAATACTGAGCTCCTGGGaacatgaacaaaggaagtCCTGACTCTAACTCACCACTTCAACACTCATGGGCTTATTAGAAAAATTCAAGAAGAAAGAGTCTTTCCAAGCCAACACATAGACAGAAGCTTATTTTTGTGATGGTGATCATTTTCTTTACTGAGTAATCTAATGTTAGTGTGGTCGAGTGGATAAGTTCCCACTCATGGTTTAGAATGACAACCTGTCACAGCTTAGTGTCTGTTATATAAAGACTGCAGTCTGGCTACCTGGGACGTGTCATTGCTAGCTCCGCCCTTGGTGTGTGTGGGTCTCTGTTTAGCAGGTATGTTTTAAGCTGTTTTGCTAATGTTGCAGTGAACTTTTCAGCTAAACACATTTACTTATTGTAGTTGGaacagcatcttgttcccggcTTGGCGGTGGTGTGCAGGCTGTCATTATCTCCTGGTAGGTTAAGTTTTATTAACCAGGTGGTGGAATTTATGCTTAATATAACTGGCATGTTTTCATTCCAGCTGGTTTGAGTTCATCTTCGAGTAAACTGTGGAGATTTGGGCTGTGAGAAACTGTATGACGTGTGTGTCTCCCTGATTAATATCTGCAGGATGGATCATTTGGTTGGAAGCGACTTTTGTACAGAACAGGATTTGACTGAGCTGCTGTTCTGCAAATTTGTATAAttaggttttgtttgtttattgtatggtttcttttaattattgtttttgttgtttcctcggcctgtttaacatttttcgctaaatattgtttttctgtGTCGAGTGTTAATGGTTCCTTATCAGTGATGATGAGTATTGTGTATTATTGATAATTGTTTAGTCTATTGATTTTGTCTTTTGTggtctttcatttattttgtggtGTGTTTTTTAGGCCCCTGagctgggagtgtgtgtgtgtgtgtgtgtgtgtgtgtgcgcgctagCCTACCCTGCTGCAGGTAAGCCTTAGTAATCAGTGGTGTATCGAGCTGTGGTTGTTTAACTTGTTTAATGCTATATTTTATTTGGTTATTATAACTTTAATAAACAGTTTGTATACTGATTCCATGTCTCTGCCTCTGTGGTAACAAACTTGTATGTCTGATTTCCATTAAGTATTTAGTTCCCCTTATTGTAAAGGTGTGgaataatcagcatttacatatTTTCCCTAACGGTTTGGGTATTTATAGTGAGATTTGATCTGTGCACACAGCGCCTCGCCACATTAGCTCACTACAGTGAAATatttctttgtgtctgtgtcttAATCCATCATTACCATGATTATGTTGTGACTCGCCAGTCAGTTAAGTAATTGGTAActcttacacagtaaaacatcaCTACACCACAACCCAATACAGTAACACAGGCTGGAGCTAATAATCAGTTATCCAAGTCTTATCCATTTCCATTAGCTAGCGAGCTGTACTACCttagtgtgtagtgtttaaaaCTAATCAACCAATCTCATAGGATAAAACTGTTAACATTCAGTGTTAACACTTGGACTCgggtaaatattaattaattgttaaatgttatattaagaGATGTGTCCAGAGTGGCATAAGAGTCGTCTCAATGAGAAGATCAGGGAAAAGTCCACTTGTacttaaatacaaatttaaatagagGACTTTTCTGGAGTAAAAAGAATTACTTGAAATATctaagtacaggatttgtgtacatcGTCCACCACTGACAAAATTAAAGagagtttatttaattaaaaccttctccatctctgctgtttgaaccctggtgtgtaacagagtgtgtgttcttgttaagtgttccaggtgtaggacagggtttcatctcttcacctttacaaataaattggaaaagcagcaaaaaaacagaaatgatactaaatatgaataatgtgaaatattcaacatttaatgcacatgtacacataattctggttaaagtgttgatctggaattagcaggttatcagagtaaaactgtttaccttcaaactgcagacgtgttccagatgtgaactTTCCTGTACTTCCCTCCACatatccacagaaatattcccctccatcatcttctcttattttattaatgttgaAATCAAACTTTTGGTCttttacagtaacactgaagCGGTCATCCTTAAATTCATCAGCAAATATGTAGCCCTGAGGGTTATTGTACGATCTCGCCAAAAACTGAGGCACTTTTCCAAAACTTTCTCTGTAGCAAGAAAAACTACTTTTGTTGTTAATCTTAAACTCCATAGTTACAGCTTCTCCAGGCTTTACTGTTTTCACTTGAAGCTCCTTGATGTCAGAAGTGTTTCctgtaaaagaaaagtgtttaatatttcattttaatgaattagtAGAACATGTAAAAtgactattttaagttaaagtttaaaatgttcctcaccagttgtgcagagacaaagcagagagtaaagagccacaaagagtgtgatcatcgttcctgtttagacaaagtgatagtgaggtaatgaacttgtgtgttcagtagaaaaccaggtccagactcacgcctgattggatgttttgaagctgtggactgatttgattggtccattagctgtaatgagatgtgaagctcacagtgaatttttgtctattctgatgctgtgatgagtcacatgactttacagatatgatctactggagctctatcagtcctgtgtgctggaacctctctgatagaagaagtttaatgaagtgcttttagGTCAGCAGATCTAACAACCCCAAAGAGGAATAATGTGGaatcctgctgtgtgtgtgtgtgtgtgtgtgtgtgtgtgtgtgtgtgtgtgtgtgtgtgagagagagagagagaatttaaaGGCCGGATCACCATCTTGAACTCTTTCTCTGCTAAGCCCCAAACACGggaggctgtgatgcactgggtgttctgatacctttctactCTGGCCAATATTGACCTGTTTTCTGGGATTGGACCCATCAGCTGGCTAGTCGTCCCCATGGGTATAAGTGAGCTGTTCTTTGGGGTCACATGACCGTCTCTCCAGTTTGTGTGTATAGTTGGTgctcaatgttattcacttcacctgtcagtgctcataatgttatggccatgtatttataaaagcacgtcattttgttttcaatatCACTGTTAGCAACATTATAAAGAACAGTTATGGAGGGAGGagactttggggaaaataaataaatcttaactAAACTATCACTAGAGCaggaaattcaaattaaatctgacTTCAGGCGATTGGAAGATCTAGAGCAGCGTATGGAGAGGAAGAAAGGTGGGATTCTGATGTCCACACTGAGTGGCTAACTGCTAGCGCTAAACTTCagctgttgttttgttgttgttttctcaaATATTAAACTATATTTCACTGCACATGTTAGTTTACTGTAGTGGTTGTTTCACTCTGGTTGTTTACACACTTGACCTGCATTTGGTCTGGTTTAAACTTTTACAAAGTGTGgaaaatatttgtgtttgttaaagTCATATAACAGCTGTTTTTGCAAgacatgttattttatttacatgagaGTGGACTTGAGATTTCAGTCCGAGTGTGTAAACGCTCTTAACACATGTGTAgaagtgttactgactgcagcagcgctctctcacatcatgcagttgtttcagttcaacagaaataacattgtggtttctgagtttctgtaacaaagtgtttaatcagcagctcTGACGACTCTGATAAACATCCCATCATGATACTCCTGAGACACCAGTGATTTGGACCCTTCTGCTCTCTGGACCTGCCTGATCCATGACATTACTGTAGATGGAAGCAGATAGAAACCATAAACATGGCTGTGAGAACCTCAGGACTGCAAATCATACAAACTACTTTAACTCATGATAACTGCAACACCACAGACTTTAAGACTCTAATAAATTTAGAAATGACTGACTGAATGCTGATGTTCATAAGTTCCTCATAAACTCGTAAGTTCCTGTTAACACAACTGCACTTTTTAACATTATAATGTACAGTTCTAGATGAGATGTTATTTATAATCTGCTgacacccagatgaggatgagttctcttctcagtctgcttcctctcaaggtttcttcctcagaTCATCTCAGGTTGCTTTTCCCCACCACCATCACCTCTCATCTTCTCATTAGAAATAAACTTAAtggactttatttatttctgtaaatctgctttatgacacattttatcattaaaataataattataagaaaCTATATGAatctaattttattattgacTTGAAAGTCCAGACATCAACCTCtagaagtgtgtttgtgtttatctcgGGGGAACAGACACATTCTCAATATGGTGGAACCTGGAACTTAAAGTACCAGTGTGGGGGGAGGAGGGGAGGACTGCAGAACTTCCTGTTAATgagaaacaggaagtagcagTGTGAAGAAAGTGTCTGTCTTTAAGTATCTGCTAAAGTGAAATATGAGGAGCATTTATTAACTTTAGACTCGACTCTCAGTTTAAACTCCATGTTTCTCAtttcacacaatacacacatttcagtATTTAATAAGTATACgagtttaagtgtgtgtgtgtgtgtgtgtgtgtgtgtgtgtgtgtgtgcgtgtgagtgagagagagagagagagagagagagagagagagagagagagtctggtCACTACTACACACTCATTTCACAAGACTGAAACTTAAactcctttcacacacacacacacacacacacacacacacacacacacacacacacaaaacctcaTCAATAAAGATATAATAGCAATGTTTCTTGTGTTGGCTTCATAAATGATCAACCTGGTATTTTCTGTGTAAAAGTCActctgtaatctgattagatCAGACCTGGTAACATTTACAGATCAGTTTTAATCTCAACACAactctgttccctttcaaaggctacatgCTATGgaaatatcttttcatgttgccggttgtgaagcatgtgtgtaccaaacacgcgaaattttggcttatatagcctcggtcaggtgacgtcatctgattagatgcacctgcaggttataaataggagtgagccggcaacattcctcagatctttttcttcaccgcattgtgcgtgtgtgtgtgtcagcaaagcataacaaatatataaaacaagcagaattaaagctaataaaactcaccagataATATGTTTAGAGttagatgtccccctccttgcgaaaatttcctttcggagggtGATATGCATACATTCTGCTTCGAATGTTTCTCGAAGGGCTTaatgagagtgtgagcactgtgatcttctccccatggAGCTGCTTCGCGCGTGCTTGgcgttctttagggaaccaCGAGCTGCGCTgatcacaagcagatctggccgaggcacGAGAGACGGAGTCCCTTCTTTCTCTCGCCTTCTCCCCGATCccgaagtctctccttccacttcacgagcgcactccggtgcttctcgcaggtgtgtgtaagagactcgttctcctgcttctgtggaaataaaAGTAGCTTCCTCGGAACAATTGTCTAAAGATGATAGAGAATACGAGTAATTGCTCGAAGTCATAACGCGTGCAGCCGAACtactgcatattgactggccacaggagcaggctCACTCAAACAATCTAAATTAGATGACCGATTTCTGTCGAGTGACCAGGAGATGGAGCATCAACGCcgctctctcccatttttttATGACCTCTACAACGAGTTATCTCGTTCTTGGAGGaatcctttttcttcccgtatttttgtaccatcgacttcgttttattcAAACATTGTTaatgcaaaagcacgaggttatgtagtgatgccccagatagaagagatgcttgcgggctatctctctcctggaacatcatcctcattaaagaaaccaacacttccctccaagccgtgtagaacttctaccctggtagagaaagcgttccaagcagcaggccaggccggcgcttccttgcacaccatggcggttttgcaggcataTCAGgatcaggctgatctgctgaaagatttgagcacgagcggcacACTGAATCATAAAGCATTTAATGAATTACaccgggctactgatttatccctgcgtgcgactaaacagacagcccgtgcaatCAGCCATTCCATGGCCTCCTTGGTGTCTGCTGAAAGACACCTGTGGTTGaatctgacaggcatcaaggacaagaatcgaacattcctccttgatgcccctgtctcaccttctggcctatttggcgacgctgtgaattccgtcgccactaggttccgagaAGCTAAGCTGTATgtacaggcttttgggaaatttctcccacgccgcGCTCAAGAGTCGAGGCCTTCGGCCACCCAACCTCAaccagatctgattctcgccagGCGAGAAGCACAGAAGGGGAGCATCAGCAGCCGGGCTTGAACCGCTAactcaaaaagtacagattaaaaaatgttaaccaTCAATATGATTGTGTCGCAAATCCAACCAAAAGATTGGTTTGTGACGATAGATTTAAAGGACGCATACTTtcacataaaagttttgccacaacacaggaagttcctgaggttcgctttcagggaagaagcttaccagtatcgggtccttccattcagtctagctctgtcaccccacacatatacaaaatgtatggatgctgtcctggctcccttgcgactccagggcatttgtattctcaattacatagacgactggctaatcctggcccagtctcagcagctagcgctccgacatcgcgacctcgtcctagctcatctccattcACTGGGTTTGAAACTTAACACTACCAAAAGCATTCTCCCTCtggctcagaggacaacatacttgggtgtcagatgggattCAATTACTATGCGGGCACAATTGTcacccgctcgtgtcgaatctgaagctaggactgttaaatattagatctctcgcatctaaagcagttatagttaatgaaattatcacagatcaggagtttgatatactctgtttaacagaaacctggattaaaccggacgagtatgtagctctaaatgaagctagtcctcctggatacagctacatacaccagcctcggttaactggtagaggaggaggcgtcgcagttatttacaatgataatttgactattgtacaaaaacacggacacaaatttaattcatttgaaattctttatagtaacataagtgtatttaactatattaagtcagctcagtcgatcccgctaattgtcatttacagacctccagggccgtactcgcaatttcttagtgaatttgcagatttcctctcaaacctagtcgtttctgtagacaaaatgttaattgctggagattttaatattcattttgaaaacccagaagaccctctgagaactgcatttatgtctatactggactcggtaggagtaaatcagtgtgtagtaggacccactcataaagcaggtcacactttagatttaataatattatttggattaagtataaaaaatttattcacaataccactatctgaagttatctcagatcactatcttgtctcaattcaagtgtgtcacaataataatgtacacacagcgccgcgctaccgtataaaacgtacattcacatcaactaccaaacagagttttatcagtaatctcccagagttcccaactacgattagatcaccgtctgaccccacagaactcgatcaggcgactgaatatttagagtcgacatttcgctataccctagataatgtagctccagttaagagaaaaattattagagataaaaaacttgctccctggtataacgatcacacgcgcactctaaaacagaccgctcggaaattagaacgtaaatggcgtcaaactaaattactagtatttcaaatagcatggaaggagagcatcctgaactatagaaaagctcttagtgtagctagatcaacatatctctccactcttatagaaaataacaaaaataatcctagattcttatttaatgctgtagccaaattaaccagaaataagaccactgcagaaatctccacaaccacatcatgcaatagtgaggacttcatgaacttttttaataataaaattgtaaatattaggcataaaattgaggttttgaaaccgaacaatgtaattgatgcagatgttaatctagccatgtcagaccagaacctagaatactttactccccttgaagagaatgaactaatttcactcatctcttcttcaaattcatcaacctgtatattagatcctgtaccgacacattttcttaaacagatagtaccagcaataatagaacccctgttgagaataattaattcttcactcagaattggatatgttccaaaatcttttaaattagcagttatcaaaccaataattaagaaacctgacctcgacccctgtcagctgtccagttacagaccaatatcaaacctcccctttatctctaagatcctggaaaagatagtagcggagcagctatgctcatatatacatagaaatggcatacatgaactgtatcagtcaggatttaggcctcatcacagtacagagacagcgctcgttaaagtagtaaatgacattctattggcctctgatcagggttgtgtaactatgcttgtattacttgacctcagtgcagtttttgacactgttgatcacgctattcttcttcacagattagaaaatgtagtgggaattaagggtacagccctctcctggctcagatcctatctgacccatcgttaccagtatgtagacttaaatggtgattattctgcatgttctctagtggagtttggcgttccgcagggttcagttttaggtccactgcttttttccctttacatgcttcctctgggcaacataatccgtaagcatggtattagttttcattgttatgctgacgatacacagttatatgtctcagcaaaacctgatgagaaaaaacagcttactaaaattgagcaatgtgtgcaggacataagaaattggatgctaattaacttccttctgctaaatccggataagacagaagttctagtcataggaccgcatacagctaggagtaaaattttagatcacaccgtaactttagatggcctttctgttccatcaaattcaa harbors:
- the LOC128514859 gene encoding uncharacterized protein LOC128514859 — protein: MITLFVALYSLLCLCTTGNTSDIKELQVKTVKPGEAVTMEFKINNKSSFSCYRESFGKVPQFLARSYNNPQGYIFADEFKDDRFSVTVKDQKFDFNINKIREDDGGEYFCGYVEGSTGKFTSGTRLQFEGTHQGSNSRDGEGDTNLIIALIATNIISVIVIVALVGVLLKQQGKGSLSNNHQTPTNQADDEDVLNYAAVSFAKKPSSSRTSRDTSHQDVYAQVKIK